From the genome of Salvia splendens isolate huo1 chromosome 7, SspV2, whole genome shotgun sequence:
tcttccctcatattgggattcaatttgcgttgagggtctctgcagggtttcgctccttcatttagtcgaatgtgatgcatgcacagatcagggctaatccccaccaagtcagaaagtgtccaaccaatagcgttcttgttccttcggatgactttcagcagctcctcttcctgttccttgatcaagttgctgttgataatcaccggaaaagtctcattcgcctcaaggtaagcatactttaggcctggcggaagtgttttcaactccttcttgggaacatctttttcctgagGCAAGGGGTTCTTTTCTACTGTTCCAGTCGTCGtccccttagtcgatccaggaagatcttccttgcttgccccataaagtgtctccctcgatctggttagctcgggcttggtgcaaaactccagaattgcttctgctagctcttcatctgacaacttgctcgtattcattgcttggcaccaactggccacttccctatcaacagcatgactcatctctgagttctcaatctgtccctgcattaattcggtctcgaggtattcctggaccaaggggttaatgacaTCTACagaatgcaaattttcaacatcaagtggcttcttcattgcctcatctatgctgaatgtaaatttatccccattgtaatcgagacagatagtaccatcaaagacatcaatgatagtcttagcggttcgcaagaaaggtctccccaataatactccgccagactctacagactcattatcgctcatcttaatcacatggaagtcagccgggtacaggaagtcgtgtatcttgactattacgttctcgagcactccttcagggcagatgcatgacctgtccgccaattggatcaccaccttcgtatccaccatacctactcccactaacctcatgtatatggacaggggtaacacatttaaggatgctcccaagtcacacatagcatgctcaatttttacatcgccgATAGAAatgggcaaagtgaacatacctgggtcattgcatttcgagggcatcctccgcttctgaatcaccgcggacacattctcgcctatcaagatttttccactaggtcgagccttcccagctataaactccttgatgaacttgctgaaaactggcattttcaaagcctgtaagaagggtagatttatctccagtttcccgaaaatatccataagatctactggctcatccttctttttctttgcctctcctcggttcgggaaaggttttggtcgtttcccggttccggaacattcacctgctgaagatttatcaactcctctgttctctaccaattccggctctggatctaggaaaaagggttcgattgtcctgggcaactgtttctctaaatctcctgcccGAAGTTCATCTCTAACCGCAGGGTTGCTCTCAACCGAGTCCCTTGATTCAGTGGTTGTATCCTCTATTCccttatccttaatgggggtcgtgacctctccgtacctcatgaccggcccttcgtactccttcccagatcttagtgtgatctggctaatattggctctgtcaggtggtcttaccgatgcaggaatcttgccctcgtttccctgcatatcactcaaggaagtagctatttgagacaactgtttggccaacatatccattgccgccttctgttcttgctgcgcatcctgaagcttgtgaaccacatcattgttcgactgtaaattgttctgaatgtgctgctgggaactgacgaggtcgtgaaccatctcatcaaggttccttggtctagagcttggctgactGGGACCTGGCCCTATATTCTGGattgttccacttccttggcctgggcgaatgtgcccttgacctcctggattgttgttgaaattacttccttgacctgggtaaggtgctttggcattcctttgatgtggtggtacataagagttcccttgataattctgattcttgtctccccaggtcgagtgatctccttggTTACGGTTattccaatttccttgcccctcatgatttctccagttaccctgcctctcgggttgcggtgcggactgtatactcaattggggtgctggctggctttgctcattttcagaccatctaaagttcgggtgatttctccagggtgcatctctttgtcttccttggttccaacttccatcaggattccaacttcccatcgcgttcgcctgggcctggtaatttccttcctgaggtccgtaatattgctggagttgattatctcctggacctaaCATCTTAGCCGTTTCCTTTAGTGCGGCTGTATTAGTCCtttcgatagcattcagcaaggctttctccagcctatcaatccttgcttcaactttgtcatcctccagctccctcaatgcattcgcagagcctcttctcacagcattcctcgtgctgtcatacgccttcttggcgtcgattaatcttcccaaaatctctcttgcctcgcttcctctcttccttgtaaaattccccccgctcgaggagttcatcaaatccttagactcgggagttgccccttcataaaacagagagtatgtctccgcctctatcatccgatgattcgggcacgcgtccagcaatcccttgaaccttgaccagtattggctcaatgactcatcgtaatcctgcttgcattccactatctccttcttcagagcgttcgtcttgttggatggaaagaagtaatctaggaactccaatttaaagtccctccaggtgcggatagaatcagggggtaatctcaacaaccatgtatttgcctccccctttagagtgaaaggaatcgcgcgcaagcgatagtcctcctctgtcgcatcattagacctcttttgaatgccacacaacttgctaaactcgttcaaaaactcgtacgggcattcactccttcgcccagaaaatgttggcaagacGCCTAACACattcgtcttgatctcaatagatttctgacgtgggttcatcactattgcatgcgctggctctccatcgagatgagccgttagtgaccctatttctggatctgggtctgcTACGTGcgccatctcaacttcctcttcctcccctgtttccgactctgtttctgattctggtggggactccggatcCTTTCGTCTTGAAGATTCCCAggattcgtcactcaaaaactcagtcgggaacggatctcccgtcgtgaaccctgatctggtagttACGGTGGAGGgtgtatccttgatcttccaaacgGACTGACCGTGtttccaaccagacgagttactccggtagaagctcctgctcatgcactacaaagaaaacgaaaaaaaaacagtaaattaaaattattcgtACCAACTACTCtaggcactaacacaaagtacgccatccgtccccggcaacggcgccatttggaAGGGGGGGGAGAGATTCAGAGAGACGCTCTTTCGTACGTATGcacagaaattgatcaatgcaagcgctcggtcaagacaccatgcttcttaagtccactggagcacagggtccaggaactcaagagaacatacaGTGCTTTAGTCGTTGGACACTCTCAACTcccctttcaaaaaataatataaatccctcaacccgaatactatgaattagtatagggaagtggggtcgatcccacagagatggactcgcaaagtagtgctcagaggctttggacaaacaaatggctgctgccacgcaaaagggttgagaattttaaactaactctagacctaggcaggaaatgtaaatgctagacctaggacatgttaacttgtaaattcagacttcgatagcaagaaacataaccacttcctggacagtgtaaacaactacctaatctagctaaacagaatataactgaaagtggggaccatcatTCAAAAAGTGGCAAGTACAGAAAGGACTGCAGACAACAAACTTTGACGCTAGCTCGTAGCACAATGCATCCTCTCAGCTggattaaacttgcagatgaacaaaacagaacacaaagcgagattcgaacagaatatagaaatttgctcgtcggaaacttgccacaaaatggaaacacatcagatctgcgtacactagacggaatgaaagaaaaacacgtaaactaggcataaaaatcagatcgaaactacttcAGATTCACgccagaatacttgatccactccggatccaagacatccgaactcaacaacaaacaaattcaGCAGATCAAACACGAATTCCTctacaatccaactccaatctcccagatctgaccattaacctgcaatgactcaaaaacagctgcgaaacgcatccaactcagacaatttaaaacaccaaaatctcAACAACGAAACAATCAAACTAGAAATCAACACATTTGCcataacagaaaatcaaacttgcattaaaaccAGAGATTCTTCGGtaaaaacagcgaaccgagcttcgaacaacgaagctcggtaGAGTAAGTAAAATCCGGAAAGCGAAAgagaaattgtttcttcgccccaaataagagcggtgttacacactatcgaaagctaagatgaaaccccgGACGTGTGAACTGAAATCTCCGCAAATTAGTACCAAGTGTGTGTATGGAAaaatgaactaagcaacaggctgtggtgaggtctccaccgagaagatccctccagcttgcatgcttctgccttttatagatgcggacatagccctcgagtcttcgtagaaatccctattctacccttcaactctagagcttcctccgtcgagcaattctcttcataatcgttcactaaatcgccattTCCTCGACcctgtgattttttggtcttctttcctggatctggcgaattccttcacacacctggcttaaaatgTGCGTTAGCCCcaataaaatcacgaattaagtccctagacccatgcataaaattagccttatcagcagggaatattcactgagagtgagcgactcattgattgctacgtgctttccttctagaatgacgacgcttttttcTGTAACAGATTTATGACTCAgctcgtccttgcgtctcatatgtAGGCACGtatccccttctagaacgtcgtccttgataacagaacgGTGTGCCAcgtccagctcatttcctcacgtgttcttcttctagaagccagcggtcccctcctaactgcttgatctccccctttgatcaactcccccgatatCCGGCCTTTTTAGCCGTTTGTACTCACTTGATCGgtttggccttgctgccttggtcaagcggcatttctgcacaattaacacttgttttgcgcaaTAAACCAATCAAGTAGCATATGTTTtacccataaaccgatgcaATCTTCCAACAGGTCcgagaaaatgctcatcatgcacATCTGGAAAGTGCCTGTGGCGTTACAGAGGCCAAATGGcatccttctgtaagcataTGTGCCAAAGGGGCAGGTGAATGTTGTTTTCTCCTGGTCGTCTGGATTCACAGCGATCTGGAAATAGCCACTATAACCATCCAGGAAGCTGAAGTACTACTTCCCTGCAAACTTCTCcaacatttgatcaatgaagggcagagggaagtgatccttctttaTGGCTTGGTTCAGCTTTCTgtaatctatgcacattctccacccaGTAACCGGCCTTGTCGGGATCAATTTgttcttttcatttttcacgACTTGGATTCCTCCTTTCATCGGCACCATTTGCACTGGACTGACTCAGTTACTGTCCGGGATGGAGTAGATAATTCCAATCGAGACCAACTTAATAATTTCCTtcagcacctcttccctcatgttaggGTTGAGCTTTCATTGTTGGTCGCGGTGTGGCTTGGCTCCTTCTTCCAATCGAATGTGGTGCATACACAAGTCTGGGCTGATGCCCACCAAATCTGTCAGtttccatccaatcgccttctgaTTTCTTTTCAATACTTCCAGCAATCTATCTTCTTGCCCCTGGGTCAACTGGCTATTGATAATAACAGGCATTGTTTCTTCCTCCCCCAGGTAGACGTACTTAAGATGTACTGGAAGGGGCTTCAACTCCTTCGTGGGCTTTGGCTCTTCAGTGGGAAGAGGGTTTTCTGCCGCTTCTTTTTCCAGTGACTTACCTTGATCAAGCCGCTTGGCTAGGCTAGATACTTAAGCTGTCCCACTTGACCCAGCTGGCCTCGGACGCTCGCAAAAATCCGTTATTGCCTTTGCGATGGCTTGGTCGTCCATCTCTCCGACCTTCTTGGTCTCAAACCAttcttctacttttttttcaacCTCTTTATCTGCAGCGGAATCGGTGAATTTCCTCTTTAAGAATTCCTCTTCCAGAAATTCCTGCACCAATGGTTCAGTTGCGTCCACAGAGTACACGTTCTCGCCGTCGGCTagcttcttcatggcttcatcaaTATTGAACGTGTACTGCTCTCCCTTAAAATTCAGGATTATAGTCCCATTTCGGACGTCTATAACAGTGCTGGCTGTGGACAGGAATGGTCGTCCCAGTAGGACTCCACTCAATTCCTTTGCTGGGGGCTCCGTCATCttgattacaaaaaaattagcTGGGTACAGAAAGTTATTCCCCTTTAAAATAACGTCCTCCAGAATTCCTTCTGGGTGAATACACGATCTGTCAGCCACGTGTATCATTATGCCAGTGTTGACGAGTTTGGCTGCTTCTAGTTTCCGATAGATGGAGTATGGCAGAACGTTgatagatgcccccaaatcgCACATGGCGTGCTCCACTTGGATATCTCCGATAGAAATAGGGAGCGTGAACATTCCAGGGTCAGTTTTCTTGGAGGGGAGGTCGCTTCTCTGGATCACGGCAGAGACG
Proteins encoded in this window:
- the LOC121810462 gene encoding uncharacterized protein LOC121810462; this translates as MREIQEAQKEQQAALEILTKQLSQVAMLLAELRGNEGKILATVQTPGREHISEVSLRSGKVYQGPSYPAMSPATDSGPNREEEGGSSKVDQAKEKGKEKVGGEASEESQKKETKKVKPYPYRIMVTRKKDVTIDVASMFKDVEMKVPLLTALKMPPISKFIKDYLAGKVNEEGRLITNENVSAVIQRSDLPSKKTDPGMFTLPISIGDIQVEHAMCDLGASINVLPYSIYRKLEAAKLVNTGIMIHVADRSCIHPEGILEDVILKGNNFLYPANFFVIKMTEPPAKELSGVLLGRPFLSTASTVIDVRNGTIILNFKGEQYTFNIDEAMKKLADGENVYSVDATEPLVQEFLEEEFLKRKFTDSAADKEVEKKVEEWFETKKVGEMDDQAIAKAITDFCERPRPAGSSGTA